Genomic window (Longimicrobiaceae bacterium):
GTGGGGAACGAGCAGGGCGGCGACCGCCGGCCGGTCCTCGTCGTCTCCAACGACGGATTCAACCGTGCGTTCGACCTGGTCACGGTGATCTCCCTCACGAAGCTGGAGGGGAAGCGGCGAAAGGTGTACCCGTTCGAAGTCCTCCTGCCGCCGGAGATCGTCGGGACGGGCTACACCAGCATCGTGATGCCCCAGCAGATCCGTACCATCTCGCGTTTTCGGCTGCTGGAGCGCATCGGGATGATGGAGGACGTCGAGAAGCGGGAAGAGATCGAGAACCGGCTCCTCGAGCACCTGGACATCGAATTCGAAGCCGAATTCCCGCAGTAGGACTGCACGGAGGCAGCCGGCTGGGACGTGGAGAGGGGGGGG
Coding sequences:
- a CDS encoding type II toxin-antitoxin system PemK/MazF family toxin, which produces MAHTGIVRRWELYWADLDPVVGNEQGGDRRPVLVVSNDGFNRAFDLVTVISLTKLEGKRRKVYPFEVLLPPEIVGTGYTSIVMPQQIRTISRFRLLERIGMMEDVEKREEIENRLLEHLDIEFEAEFPQ